The following are from one region of the Halobellus limi genome:
- a CDS encoding carbohydrate kinase family protein: protein MSSPDVVAVGSAVVDHVYSLSNLPEPDGGAFVREHATDVGGVAANVASGLAEFGTETGIVTRLGAEAAPEIEDDLRARGIDCTRVRSGPEESSYTLILRGPDGERMIVAGGQSVPNLRLDDRDIEYAGEASAVFTSAYAPDEAVSRLVRARERGEISTLVFDLAGPLSELEGRGTKPATIDRVLSVADLFVVGAVAARSYFGTEAEATVAALARRDVSRAAVTQGSKGAFLLDGEAVIDVPAFDVDVEDTTGAGDAFTAGLIRSWILEDHSARDAGRFAAAAAALNCTATGARGNLPSESEVRAFVETH, encoded by the coding sequence ATGTCGTCGCCCGACGTCGTCGCGGTCGGAAGTGCCGTCGTCGACCACGTCTACTCCCTCTCGAACCTGCCGGAACCGGACGGCGGTGCGTTCGTCCGCGAACACGCGACCGACGTGGGCGGCGTCGCGGCGAACGTCGCTTCGGGGCTCGCCGAGTTCGGGACCGAAACGGGAATCGTCACCCGCCTCGGTGCCGAGGCCGCTCCCGAGATCGAGGACGACCTCCGGGCACGCGGGATCGACTGCACCCGGGTTCGCTCCGGGCCCGAGGAGTCGTCCTACACGCTGATCCTGCGCGGGCCGGACGGCGAGCGAATGATCGTCGCCGGTGGGCAGAGCGTGCCGAACCTCCGACTCGACGACCGCGACATCGAGTACGCGGGTGAGGCCAGCGCGGTCTTCACAAGCGCCTACGCTCCCGACGAAGCGGTCTCGAGGCTCGTTCGCGCGCGTGAGCGCGGTGAGATCTCGACGCTCGTCTTCGACCTCGCCGGTCCGCTCTCGGAACTCGAAGGGCGGGGGACGAAGCCCGCGACGATCGACCGCGTGCTCTCGGTCGCCGACCTGTTCGTGGTCGGCGCGGTCGCCGCGCGGTCGTATTTCGGCACCGAGGCCGAGGCAACCGTCGCCGCGCTCGCTCGGCGAGACGTCTCACGTGCGGCGGTCACACAGGGGAGCAAGGGAGCATTCCTCCTCGACGGTGAGGCGGTGATCGACGTTCCGGCCTTCGACGTGGACGTGGAAGACACGACGGGCGCCGGCGACGCCTTCACCGCGGGGCTGATCCGGTCGTGGATACTCGAGGACCACTCGGCGAGGGACGCGGGACGGTTCGCCGCTGCGGCGGCCGCGCTCAACTGCACTGCGACGGGCGCACGCGGCAACCTCCCGTCCGAATCGGAGGTTCGGGCGTTCGTCGAGACTCACTGA
- a CDS encoding cupin domain-containing protein: MTRVVRLSELEASPHANVFPEAEPKTVLLSLEAGERVASHTHPGRDVVLHLLDGAVELDLDDETRALESGDVVRFEGEREISPAATEPSTALIVLARRTDG; the protein is encoded by the coding sequence ATGACGAGAGTGGTGCGCCTGTCCGAACTGGAGGCCAGTCCACACGCGAACGTGTTTCCGGAAGCGGAACCGAAGACCGTGCTACTGTCGCTGGAGGCGGGCGAGCGCGTCGCCTCCCACACTCACCCCGGTCGCGACGTCGTCCTGCACCTCCTCGACGGCGCGGTCGAACTCGATCTCGACGACGAGACGCGCGCCCTCGAATCCGGCGACGTCGTGCGGTTCGAGGGCGAGCGAGAGATCTCGCCGGCCGCGACGGAACCGAGTACGGCGCTTATCGTTCTGGCGCGCCGGACGGACGGGTGA
- a CDS encoding BtpA/SgcQ family protein → MDVFSADTPIIGMVHLPPLPGSPGFEGDRGDIRERLRRDASALESGGVDGIMLENFGDAPFYPDRVPRHVVADIAALAAALRDRVSVPFGVNVLRNDVQSALGIAAATGGSFVRVNVHTGARLTDQGLIEGTAHETLRLRDRLDADVAVLADIDVKHSAPLADRAYEEVVGELVERGGADALVVSGAGTGETVDTTVLERVVASRDARGLDAPVLIGSGVTPETAPELLSLADGAIVGTALKRGSETTNPVDEAAVERLVESVPQ, encoded by the coding sequence ATGGACGTCTTCAGCGCGGACACGCCGATCATCGGGATGGTTCACTTGCCGCCGCTTCCGGGGTCTCCCGGTTTCGAGGGAGACCGAGGCGATATTCGCGAGCGGCTACGCCGCGATGCGTCCGCTCTGGAATCGGGCGGTGTCGACGGGATAATGCTCGAGAACTTCGGCGACGCGCCCTTCTATCCGGACCGCGTGCCCCGGCACGTCGTCGCCGACATCGCGGCGCTCGCGGCCGCGCTTCGCGATCGGGTGTCGGTGCCTTTCGGCGTGAACGTCCTCAGGAACGACGTGCAGAGCGCGCTCGGAATCGCCGCCGCGACCGGCGGTTCGTTCGTCCGGGTGAACGTCCACACGGGCGCCCGTCTGACCGACCAGGGCCTCATCGAGGGCACGGCCCACGAGACGCTGCGACTCCGCGATCGACTCGACGCCGACGTCGCCGTTCTCGCCGACATCGACGTGAAGCACTCCGCGCCGCTGGCCGACCGCGCCTACGAGGAGGTGGTCGGCGAGCTCGTCGAACGCGGCGGTGCCGACGCGCTGGTCGTGAGCGGTGCCGGCACGGGAGAGACCGTCGACACGACCGTCCTCGAACGAGTGGTGGCGTCCCGCGACGCGCGCGGCCTCGACGCGCCGGTCCTGATCGGGAGCGGGGTGACGCCCGAGACGGCCCCCGAACTGCTCTCGCTCGCCGACGGCGCGATCGTCGGAACGGCGCTCAAGCGCGGGTCCGAGACGACGAACCCCGTCGACGAGGCGGCGGTCGAGCGTCTGGTCGAATCCGTCCCTCAGTGA
- a CDS encoding cupin domain-containing protein, which yields MPRIDIADARTYDEDAFSATGVFRTERAKVVYACFEPGQFIPVHAPDSDVVVDVRSGRGLVREAETDHRVEPGDVVAVEAGMERGVLADEGERLEALLVTAPPPTDAEHDPVRRGLRRGEFRPPLSGERSGDASADGSEGSR from the coding sequence ATGCCACGAATCGACATCGCGGACGCGCGGACGTACGACGAGGACGCCTTCTCGGCGACCGGCGTGTTCCGCACCGAGCGCGCGAAGGTCGTCTACGCCTGCTTCGAGCCGGGGCAGTTCATCCCGGTGCACGCGCCCGACAGCGACGTCGTCGTCGACGTCCGATCGGGACGCGGTCTGGTTCGCGAGGCCGAGACCGACCACCGGGTCGAACCGGGCGACGTCGTCGCCGTCGAGGCCGGGATGGAGCGCGGAGTCCTGGCCGACGAGGGCGAACGCCTGGAGGCGCTCCTGGTGACCGCGCCGCCGCCCACCGACGCCGAGCACGACCCGGTCCGACGCGGTCTGCGCCGGGGGGAGTTCCGGCCGCCGCTGTCGGGCGAGCGGTCCGGCGATGCGTCGGCGGACGGATCGGAGGGATCGCGATGA
- the nirK gene encoding copper-containing nitrite reductase yields the protein MFATTRRRTLQALGLGGAASLAGCASNAPTAEGSTATDAPEQTTTPKPVDTDRIAADPTDIPDPIDRDSPAEVDVTLRTEEVVAEVEEGVTFTYMTYNGRVPGPFIRVRQGDTVNLTFENAESNSLPHNVDFHAVAGPGGGAEATTTAPGESADLRFQATYPGAYIYHCAVANMDMHISAGMFGLILVEPPEGMPEVDHEIYIGQHELYTNESAGEEGHHEFDMASMRSEEPTYVLMNGEKYAWTPAGRGPAVTAGTDETVRVFFVDGGPNLASSFHPIGSVWEELYPDGSLSTEPQTHIQTREVPPGSTAIATMNSPVPGDFKLVDHSLSRVARKGCMAVVRAEGEERPEIFDPDPA from the coding sequence ATGTTTGCAACCACTCGACGACGGACGCTTCAGGCGCTCGGCCTCGGCGGCGCGGCATCGCTCGCCGGCTGTGCGAGCAACGCCCCGACGGCTGAGGGATCGACGGCGACGGACGCGCCCGAACAAACGACGACCCCGAAGCCGGTCGATACGGACCGGATCGCCGCGGACCCGACGGACATCCCCGACCCCATCGACCGGGACTCGCCCGCGGAGGTGGACGTGACGCTTCGAACCGAGGAGGTCGTCGCGGAGGTCGAAGAGGGCGTCACCTTCACGTACATGACGTACAACGGCCGGGTTCCCGGACCGTTCATCCGCGTTCGTCAGGGCGATACGGTGAACCTGACGTTCGAGAACGCCGAGTCGAACTCGCTGCCGCACAACGTCGACTTCCACGCGGTCGCCGGTCCGGGCGGCGGCGCGGAGGCGACGACGACGGCCCCCGGAGAGTCCGCCGATCTGCGGTTCCAGGCCACCTACCCCGGTGCGTACATCTACCACTGCGCGGTCGCGAACATGGACATGCACATCAGCGCGGGGATGTTCGGCCTCATCCTCGTCGAGCCGCCGGAAGGGATGCCGGAGGTCGACCACGAGATCTACATCGGCCAGCACGAACTCTACACGAACGAGTCCGCCGGCGAGGAGGGCCACCACGAGTTCGATATGGCGTCGATGCGCAGCGAGGAGCCGACCTACGTCCTGATGAACGGCGAGAAGTACGCGTGGACGCCCGCCGGTCGCGGCCCCGCGGTGACCGCCGGCACCGACGAGACCGTCCGGGTGTTCTTCGTCGACGGCGGGCCGAACCTCGCGAGCAGCTTCCACCCGATCGGGAGCGTCTGGGAGGAACTCTACCCCGACGGCTCGCTCAGCACGGAGCCGCAGACGCACATCCAGACGCGCGAGGTGCCGCCGGGGAGCACGGCGATCGCGACGATGAACTCCCCGGTGCCGGGCGACTTCAAGCTCGTCGACCACTCGCTGTCGCGGGTCGCCCGCAAGGGCTGTATGGCCGTCGTTCGCGCCGAGGGCGAGGAGCGCCCCGAGATCTTCGACCCGGACCCGGCGTAG
- a CDS encoding TIGR04053 family radical SAM/SPASM domain-containing protein, which translates to MTRPNHAGPPNAGLDPRSIDTDDRPFVLIWEVTQACDLACDHCRADAKPARHPEELTTAEGKRLLDQAREFGERQLVVLSGGDPLARPDLLELIEYGTEIGLRMTLTPSGTSSLTPSVVDDLADAGVRRMALSLDGASAESHDEFRGESGSFEQTIEAAEAAREAGLPLQINTTVCASTAGELPALRDRVSDLGAVLWSVFFLVPVGRGRLLDPVSPERAEGILAWLSEVSEEADFGVKTTEAPHYRRVAIQRRRDASEAPAADGIGRRLGITAGDGFAFVSHTGELYPSGFLPASAGSVREGELTELYRDSDLFRSLRDPDALGGKCGACEFRHVCGGSRSRAYAHTGDPTASDPLCAYVPEGYEGPMPAGRAD; encoded by the coding sequence ATGACTCGACCGAACCACGCCGGACCGCCGAACGCCGGACTGGACCCGCGTTCGATAGACACCGACGACCGGCCGTTCGTCCTCATCTGGGAGGTCACGCAGGCGTGCGACCTCGCCTGCGATCACTGCCGCGCGGACGCGAAGCCGGCCCGACACCCCGAGGAGCTGACCACCGCGGAGGGAAAGCGGCTGCTCGATCAGGCGCGGGAGTTCGGCGAGAGGCAACTCGTGGTCCTCTCCGGCGGCGACCCGCTGGCGCGACCCGACCTGCTCGAACTGATCGAGTACGGCACGGAGATCGGACTCCGGATGACGCTGACGCCGAGCGGGACGTCGTCGCTCACGCCGTCGGTCGTCGATGACCTCGCCGACGCGGGCGTCAGGCGGATGGCGCTGAGCCTCGACGGCGCGTCGGCCGAGAGCCACGACGAGTTCCGCGGGGAGTCGGGGAGCTTCGAGCAGACGATCGAAGCCGCGGAGGCGGCGCGGGAGGCCGGGCTCCCGCTGCAGATCAACACGACCGTCTGCGCGTCGACCGCCGGGGAACTGCCGGCGCTCCGCGACCGCGTCTCCGACCTCGGTGCAGTTCTCTGGTCGGTGTTCTTCCTCGTTCCCGTCGGCCGGGGACGGCTGCTGGACCCGGTCTCCCCCGAGCGCGCCGAGGGGATACTCGCGTGGCTCTCGGAAGTGAGCGAGGAGGCCGACTTCGGGGTGAAGACGACCGAGGCCCCGCACTACCGACGCGTCGCGATCCAGCGGCGTCGCGACGCGAGCGAGGCGCCGGCGGCGGACGGCATCGGTCGTCGGCTGGGGATCACCGCCGGCGACGGCTTCGCGTTCGTGAGCCACACCGGAGAGCTGTACCCCTCGGGGTTCCTGCCGGCGTCGGCGGGGTCCGTCCGCGAGGGAGAGCTGACCGAACTGTACCGCGACAGCGACCTCTTCCGGTCGCTCCGGGACCCGGACGCGCTGGGCGGGAAGTGCGGCGCGTGCGAGTTCCGGCACGTCTGCGGCGGGAGTCGGTCGCGAGCGTACGCGCACACGGGCGATCCGACGGCGAGCGACCCGCTGTGCGCGTACGTTCCCGAGGGATACGAGGGTCCGATGCCGGCCGGCCGGGCGGACTGA
- a CDS encoding DUF2249 domain-containing protein produces the protein MDPEAYLADVDVSSDRAVDFLDARELPPPEPLQQTMNRLADLDESTVFVQLNDRVPQFLFPKLDDQGIAYETVETDDGVVTAMWRPSS, from the coding sequence ATGGACCCCGAAGCCTACCTGGCGGACGTCGACGTGTCGTCGGACCGCGCCGTCGACTTCCTCGACGCGCGCGAACTCCCGCCGCCGGAGCCCCTACAACAGACGATGAACCGCCTCGCCGACCTCGACGAGTCGACCGTGTTCGTCCAGCTCAACGACCGCGTCCCGCAGTTTCTCTTCCCGAAGCTCGACGACCAGGGGATCGCCTACGAGACGGTCGAAACCGACGACGGCGTCGTCACCGCGATGTGGCGGCCGTCCTCGTAG